cacTATCAAACAGCAGGAACTCTACGTTTTACCAATATTTCATTCACCCTTTTACATCTAGTTTTAGCTCCAAATATATCTACTCACAACTTTTTAGGAGCTGATGATAGCCCGGATATTGAGGGTACAGAAGACAATACTATTGCAGGCAGACTGTTAACTGTTTGGTATTTGAATGAAAGAAACACGGCattgaaagagaagaaagaagagtgaAAAAAGATAATCCATTCATTTGTTTGTGATACCGAGCTGCCACTTCCTGGGGTAGGAATCCTCTTGATAAGGCGTAGGTTTCTGTCCTCTGAAAGTAGCTAAGTGGTGAATCACGCAGATGGagttatcaaagaaaaaaaaacttagaCAATAAACATTCATTCATTAAAACCAAGAAATCGGTTTTACCTTAAGTGTCCTGGCTACGGAACATACCCTCAAAAGATGAATTTTCAGGTTTAACCTCCCTGTACAATTCTAAATTCATTACAATCCAGATTCTGCTTCccaataaattttaaataatacgAAGCAAAGATGAATAATTACTGTACGTATTAACGCTAAAAGCAGATATACTATAATTGCAGTGTCCTGATTCCCGAATTAACCACAAAAGCTACTTCGTTAAGGTTATATTTAAAGTGCAATGACAGGAACATTAGTCTTCAGAGGGGACACGTCGTGCTTTGTTTCCACTGAAATACTGAAGCATGAGGAAAGTAACATCGACTTCACATACGCTGCTAAAGCACAAAACATCTCAAAAGGCAGTAGTTCAGACACCGAGGTTGCTGAATTCACTGAGCGGGGTGATTTCGGAGGGAAGTGGCTCAGCCGAGGGAGTCAGCTCTGCAACAGCGCCTGGGACCATGGGACGAAACTGTGTTACTTCCTTGGATTTAATATCCATTTACACTGAGATCAACCGTTCTaaccactctttttttttacctgctcTGTAGAGAACATTCTAAAGAACAAGATTTCATGCCACTTGTGCCCATTTAGCTCACggtaaaattttaatttaaaatacaaaccgAAGGTTTCTCTCTGCCGAGGTCTCTGTGGCTGCCCACCACCGAGTTTCAGTGGTCGCGTTTTCCCTCATTTATACTCCTTCTAACGGGAAACTCCACTAACTTGTAGGACAgactcccccttccctcccggAAAGAAATGGGGCGCACTGGGggcaaatttcttttaaaaaaggtcGTTTTGGACCTTGAAGAAACACaccgggcgcggcggcgggcggcggagcGGAAGCCCCGAGCACCATCAGCGCCGCGCGGCGCTGCTATAAAAaggggcggcggcagcggcgctCCCATTGTTCGCCCGGATCGTGCAGTAGCCGAGATGGCCGAAACCGCTCCCGTCGCTGCGCCCGAtgtcgccgccgccgccgccccggctcCGCCAAAGCTCCCGCTGCCAGAAGCCGAAGAAGGCGGCGAGCGGCTCCAAAGCCCGCAAGCCAGCGGGGCCCAGCGTCACCGAGCTGATCACCAAGGCCGTGTCCGCCTCCAAGGAGCGCAAGGGGCTCTCCCTCGCCGCGCTCAAGAAGGCGCTGGCCGCCGGCGGCTACGATGTGGAGAAAAGTAACAGCCGTATTAAGCTGGGCATCAAGAGCCTCGTCAGCAAGGGTGTTCTGGTACAGACCAAGGGCACCGGCGCCTCCGGGTCTTTTCGGCTCAGCAAAAAAACCggagaagtgaaggaaaaagcCCCCAAGAAAAAAACTGGCGCGGCTAAACCCAAGAAGCCGGCGGCTAAGAAACCTTCCAGTGCTGCCAAGAAGCCCAAGAAGCCGGTGACCGCGAAAAAGAGCCCCAAGAAAGCCAAGAAGCCGGCGGCCGCAGCGGCCAAGAAAACAACCAAGAGCCCCAAGAAGGCGACAAAGGCTGCTAAGCCCAAAAAGCGGCGGCAGCAGCGAAGAGCCCGGCTAAGGCGAAAGCGGTGAAGCCGAAAAGCAGCCAAGCCCAAAGTAGCCAAGCCAAAAGCAGCCAAGGCAAGAAGGCAGCTcccaagaaaaaataaattacgCTGAAAAAACTTATCTGCCTTGCAGATAAACCCAACGGCTCTTTTAAGAGCCACCCAAATTTTCATAAAAAGAGCTGGAACtcacttattttctttaaatcccGCTTCGTGTAATACGTGTGCAgttcaaactctttttttctttttttttttttctcagttgctGTCGCTTTTAGGTGAACCTGGTAACATTTTTGCGCTCTTCCTCGCCGGTGCAGAGAGCACCGCAGCGGAGCTGACGGCGGCATATCTCATTCTAAAAAAATCCCGATTCGTCGGTGGAATTCCCGTTCGCCGCAGGGAATCGGTGCGAACCGGAACTCTTCGGGGGTAGTGAGGCACCGCTCAGTGCGCTCGTCTTTTGGGAGGGGGAATGGGggtggggatgctgctgctccccgtAGTTTTATCTCCTATCAGCTTGGAGGTGGAGAGCTGTGGAGGGAAGCGCCTCGCACCGCCCCCAGAGCCCGGCAGATTTCGAAAAGCCCGCGCTCCACAAAGATTGGCCGTCGCTCTCGGCCTTTCCTAATGCCCAGCAATTTTCGGGTTAAAAAGGCGAGCTCCACCTTTGTCTTTACGTTCACTTGGGGGGAGAGGCTTCCGAACTCCCTGGTAGGTTTGTACCgcccctcccacctccctcaTGTCCTCGGGCTTTTTCACTTCCAGTCCAGTTTTGTGCCCGCTCTGGAATCCGTAGGGCCAGCGGCGTCCCGGAAGTCCGAGGTTTCGAGCTGCCCGCCGTTCTCTGATGCTCAGACTTGGTCATTGGAGCTGCCGCAATCCGTTCTTTGCCCGGTGTTGATTTCTGCACACGTAACAACCTATAACTCTGGTCACTGGCAATTCTCCCGTCTCAGTTTAAAGGCAACAGTGCACACTTCTTTTTACTAGGATTGCTCTGTGTGGAAGTGGCTTAGTGTGAGTATGAGACCACCATAGCCTATGGTAGGGATTTACTTTGTTAATGAGTACAAAGCTCGAGCAAAGTTGATCTTTCACTTAAGAGATAACTTAAATATTGTAAGAAAACTGTCCCACACAAGAAGGAAGTGTGTGTGTACTCAGGAACACTGAATGCACTGCCTATATAAGCTTCAGTGGTTATACTGTCCATTACAGGAACAAAATTACCATCAAACGAAAAATTCCTATTAAACTTCACAAGCTGAGTTGGAGAGCATAGCATAGATACCTACTGGAAAAGGAGAGTGCAGTGGCAAAGAGCAAGAGTGGCCTGGGAAAACATACTGCAGGGCTAAGTGTAATCTCATCTTTATGCCACTTGCACCACTGGCATATGAGTCACTAACCCTAAATCATTGCTTCTCATCCACATTTCCCCTCAGCTTGTGCACTGCTAGCCCTGTAGATGCCATCTCAGCTCAGCTATGGGAGAGATGCACACAACTCGAGACTAATTCTTCCTCAGGAATAGCTTATGTTAAATTACCAAGTCACTGAGATGGTGTCTGGTCATTGTGTGTCCCTCAGGACCCCACATCACCTTCAACAGGCTTCTCTATCTAATAGGCAGATTCCTGCATAAGATGCAGGATAAGAAAACTTGTTTTCCTAAGAAAATCTCAGGTGATACTATTTTGCTATCATGGCTCAAATTTCTAGCTAACCTACCAGACTGAGGTTCGATTTTATGATTAGGTTCAGATTTATGAAACTAGCCTACTAGACTGAGGTTCAGGTTTATGATTGCAGTGAAGAGGGAACGCATCTCACTCGTCTTCattttttatagtttttttaatgtatggtcattaatttattttgtcaaACATGTTAAGATGCCTCATGATactggcaaaagaaagaaaatgtatgaGCTCTGCTCAGTATTTTCTAAGGTGTCCTGGTGTGTAGTTCTGTTCATActagcacaaaaataaaaggatatGCTTTATTATTAAATGCTAAGCTGCCCTAAAATTAGAAGGaaggtaaaaacaaaacaacggTTCAGTATTGCAATTTATTACAAGGAAGACCTGCTTTCAATTGCTTTCTCTCTGATAGGGTCAGCTGTTTATTTCACAGATATACTTACTTAGTAAATGTCAATCTCAAAAGGCTATGATGTTCCCATAATGGCAAATGAGCAACTGAGTTAGATAAAGGTATACATGAAGCAGAACTGGCATAGGAACCAGTGAAGAATTTTGTTTGAGTTACTCCCCCCAGAATAACAATTCACTTTCTACTGATGAACGCTTTTCATGAGGGGGTTACAAAATTTTTCATCAGCATCAGTCAACACAAAGCCCAATTGGCTGTCAGATTACCACAAAACCAGATAGATGTCAAATATGTTTCTTCATGTCTTCATTCTCTCTTATGTGGGTTATGCTATTCCCATACTTCTTGTGAATCCCCATATCTTTTATGGTAGTTGTTGTCAGGTGAAAGAATTTATTCTGCATGGCTCATCATGTCTTTGAAAAACTGTAAAAACGTCTCCCTTAGGGACTCAATTCTAAAAAACATCAAAGGTGAAGTTTTATTGCAAGTGAAAATATTCTTCTAGTTTATTAAGAAATCTTCTGTATTTGATAGAGAAAGTTAGAAGCTAGATTTCCATAAAAAGCAAACTATGTTAGTTCAAGCACAAAGATG
This sequence is a window from Hirundo rustica isolate bHirRus1 chromosome 4, bHirRus1.pri.v3, whole genome shotgun sequence. Protein-coding genes within it:
- the LOC120752135 gene encoding histone H1.03-like translates to MSPPPPPRLRQSSRCQKPKKAASGSKARKPAGPSVTELITKAVSASKERKGLSLAALKKALAAGGYDVEKSNSRIKLGIKSLVSKGVLVQTKGTGASGSFRLSKKTGEVKEKAPKKKTGAAKPKKPAAKKPSSAAKKPKKPVTAKKSPKKAKKPAAAAAKKTTKSPKKATKAAKPKKRRQQRRARLRRKR